The window GCTCACTCAAGTTTCTGTGGAAGCATGAATGTGAAGGATCTGGAGACTGAAGATGCATCACATCTTAATCTCAATGGTTCCCTGtgtaagcagacacacacacacacacacacagcaggcgcATGTTCTCCTCCCCCTCAGTACATGTTTTGTTGCATGTGATTGACAAAGTTAATAATATGCGTGACCTGTGTCAAGATCAGCGAGCAAAGGTTGTGTGAACTGCTTTAACTAGCCAGTAGCCTGTGACCGTAGTGACCTGGCTTCTGTTTCACTTAGGTTTCAACCACAGGCTTATTTCAGGAGTCCACAGCAAACCcatttaaagttgtttttttttcttatcataTACACTGCTAACATTGCAATGTGCATGCTGGTGGcttacttgttttgtttttttccatataATTTATTGATTGTTTCATTGTAATCTGTTCTGCTTTGATAATTTGCAATATTGTGTTGTAATATGTCCAAGTTGATTTGCACATTTGTTTATGTACATTCTGCTTGCCTGCTTGCCATCATTTTGGCACACACAGGTGATGACTGTAAAGGGAAGCAgcactctgaaacacacaccgTCCTCCTCACACAGTCCTCCAGGGCTGGGCGCCTGGTGGGGGCGCTGTGGTGCGTCCTAGTTTATGCAGGTTAACATACACTTCTcctaatgatgatgtcacagtgtaaATACACTTGTTAAAGAGTGTATGTTTAAGTTTAACATGTCTATAGCTTTGTAAGAACAGACCATAAGGATTTCCTCTTGTACCCTGTCTTCCAGGTTACTGCCTCCTCCAGCCAGGTTACTGTGTGATGAGAGCCGGCAAAGCGTTAGCATCTGGTGTtgggacagcagcacagagactgCTCACACTCTTCTGGATGCTTGTGTCAGCTCCAGGTTGGTGACCCTGTTGTTTTGGTATTTGTGTTCATCCTTTCTTTGGGACCATGGTTTTATCGCATTCTCCTTTTCTGTGTTTCTATATTTCTGTTTCTGCTCAGTGAAAGCAGGCAGGGGACTTCTGTGGTTTCTTGCAACAGGATGGTACCAGCTGGTGTCTCTCATGTCTCTCCTCAATGTCTTCTTTTTAACACGGTAAGTGGCCTCCATTATCTTTATGAAACATAGAAGAACAGATATTTATGTAATAAACCACTGTAACATCAACTATGGGACATAAAAAAGcccaaaaatcaataaaaggcAGCAAAGTTGATCTGTTGAGCACAGCATTGGTTTTTATTTCCTTCCCTCTCCATCTGGAGAAGGCACATTCCCTGTTTCTGTCGTGCCTTCAGGTCAGATTCCCTTTGCACATTTTTGTCCTACCTTCCGGATATTTGAGGTGTGCTTGTATTTCATAACACAGATGTGGTGAAGTTCTGTTCACTTTATGTATCTGCTGTTCACTACCTGGGTTGAGAGTTTCCCAGACACAAAGTGCACATTTGAAGtggatgcacacacagcagggagaggagagggcagaggagtAAACTGTAATTGACTGTGACAGTGATCATGGCTGAGTTGTTTAGGGTTGATGGTACATTTGTAATGCAGAGTCAAAGGAATGTTATTTGAcacctgtttgtttttgcagtaaAATTTAcatcatgtttttctgtcagttGTGCGTTTTGTCTAATATATCTGGGTGGCAATGTGTTTCAGATGCCTTCCCAAACTCTGgaagctcctgtggctccttTTGCCCCTCTTGCTCCTGCTCGGTGAGTGTGTGGGAACTTGATGTACTCCATTCCTCTGTCACAGATGTAACCCATTTAGTGAGCACATGGGGAGCAAAATCAATCTGTAGTGAAGCAGTAGATATTATAACCAGCACAGGTCCCCAGGGTGTGCTGGAAAAAACTAGGACCAGATTCAGGTCATCTTCGCTGCAGTtcacacatatatacaacataaaaaacagaaacacacttgatgtttgtttactgtgtttATTGGAGAAACTGAATGATTAGATGTCTACAGTTGAGTTTAAACTTGAGAAGGGTTTaattcctctctctgtcttctgtaTATGCAGCTTTATGGTTATGGGGTCCGTCCATTACTACCCTGCTTGTCTACCTCCCAGCCATAAACTTCACAGAGTGGCGTCCTGTGTCTCAATTCACCCTCTTGTCCAAACTGGACCCAGTTCCTGTTTCTGTTCCTGCTCCTGTACCTGAGAGTCAGCTGGACCACACCCCTGCCACACCAGTCTCACAGGCGCCGGTAAGAGAAAAACCATAAAGCCTTATTAGAAAGCACTGAGACGGAGTGTTAATTCCTTTCTAcgctttttgtgttttgttcacTTCCAGCCAATCCTTCCCCCTGCTGCAGTCTCTAGTGTGGACTTGGAGCGTCTCGAACGTGTTGAGAATCAGCTAGTTTTGTTGTGGGAACGAGTGCAACAGGACAATGAGAAGCAGGAACAGCGTCACGGTGATGTTCTAGGTCTCTACAGCATCCTGAAGGAGCAGCTCCACACTCAGACCGACAGGGAGAGCCTGGGAGTGTGGGTATCCTCGCTCCTGGAGCAGAGACTTGGTGTGCTGCGAGGAGAGCTTGAGCAGGAGAgagcacacactgcacaggtAGGACGAGCGCATATTGGGAGTTACAAAGGAATTTTTTTGTTTCGTTAggatataaaaatatacagaaaatTTTTATTCTCTTGCAGAATGTGGATCAGCAGAAAATGAACCAAGAGAGTCACACAGCACGACTGGTGAATTTAGAATTGCTCCTCAATGAGCTGGCAGTCAAGACTGAGGTATGTAGAGCAGGTTCACTGAAAAGACACCCTGCAAATGCAGTGTGGTGTGTTCATAGCTGTAGTGTGATTCTAAAAAATGTATTACTCTAAAAGCTAAAGGAGCACTTCTTCCTTGATCGCCCAGCTTTCCTTATGAGGCTGATAACGAGGCTGATCAAAATAATGAgttttctgttctcttcttttctttgctgCCTCTGGTCATgcctgtatgtatatgtgtttgcaggaggtgcagcagaagcagcagcagtttgagcATGagaaggaggaaagagagaaagaggctgCCACTCCAGCCGTGGACACAGCTCCTGTCAGGTAAACCTATAAATGTGGACCGATGTTTTTCTAAGTAATGTTGCAAAAGCTCACATATGGTTTCTGTTTTTCGCTCAGTGTGGGCGTGAAGCAGGAGGACCACGATGCTCTGCTAACAGAGGTGCAGAGACTTGAGTTAGAGCTGGCTAAAATCAGACAGGAGCTGCAGGGTGTTGCGGGATGCAAGGGCAGGTGTGAGCAGCTAGACACTCTGCAGGAGACGGTAAGTTACATCTGTATTAATGTTTGAGTTAAATTGGTTCAGTCTTTTATGTGATGCTCTGGACATTAACGTTTTAATCCATTGTATACCTGTGTATCCCTTCCTCAGATTTCAGCCCAGGTGTCCTCCCAGGTGTCCTCCCAAGTGCGTAAAGAGTTGCAGGCTCTGTTCTATGGCAGCGGTGCATCAGGAGACGAGCAGGGGGAGGTGCCCGAGTCCCTGGTCCTTTGGCTGTCCCAGCGGTTCGTGAGCTCACCTGACCTGCAGGCTGCACTGGCCTCACTGGAACTGAAAATGTTGAGAAACATATCACAGCAGCTGGAGCACAACCGGGCTGAGACACTGGGCGAGGCTGAGTCCCAAGCCAAGACCCTCGTTCAGACAATAACTGGAACTGTCCAGCATGCTTCTGCATCGGAGGGACTGACAGAAGAGGTAATGGATTATCACAGTCAGGTGGATTTAGATCTGGAGCATATAATCTAAGTTTAGCTCTTGAAATGTAttttgctgccatgtttgtgtaATATTAACCTATTGTGTTGTGTCTACCCCAGCATGTAAAGCTGATTGTCCAGAATGCTCTGAAGCTCTACTCTCAGGATCGAACAGGCCTGGTGGACTACGCCCTGGAGTCTGGAGGTAAGAAGGAGCCTTCATAGAAGTCAGCAGTTAACTCTATAGTGAAAGTTGCAAGGGATTAACAGGCGAGCTGCTCCATAATTTACTGTATGTCTGTTACACAACAAGGGGAAAGTCATTAACAGGCTTGAGGATGACCGGGTATTAATGGCAAATGCTCAGACCTTATTGTCTGCTGTGTCACTGAGCAGACCGTTGTCTTGTATGCACAATAGAACAGACCAAGGAAACGTATCAGAAAACATAAGGGATTTTTAGAATTTATCTGcctaaagaaaaataaatctcaaaaaataaatctcaaagcagattttgtttgtttgtttttattattattaatgttgaGGGTACTCGAAGGGAATAGTGTATTATTGCTGGAGGATGAAAAAAATACTCGTGAAGTATAAGTGAGCATTTTTCTGTTTGAAGATGCTGGCTCAAGGTTAGTTTACCTGCTGCAAGCAGTTAACTCAACAGTCAGTGAGTTGTATTTATGGTTAATAACAATGAAGAACCATGCTTTGAATAGAATGAAAcaaaaattgtaattttgatGAATAAAACCAGCTCACAAACGATTTTAAGCAGCAATCTGTTGCACAGagccacacatatacacatggtCTCAGCTTTGTTTTATGACGAGCTCTCCCTCTGGATTCCTCTTCAGGTGGCAGCATCCTCAGTACCCGCTGCTCTGAGACCTACGAGACCAAGACGGCCCTGATGAGCCTATTTGGCCTGCCGCTTTGGTACTTCTCCCAGTCTCCACGTGTTGTCATCCAGGTGAGTCTTACTGTAACATGTCCGAGAAAGGAACACTTCCCTGATGTTGTGCACCATCTTAAAGTCCTGTCTTCTTGTTTCTCTGTCAGCCTGATGTTTATCCCGGGAACTGCTGGGCCTTTAAAGGCTCTCAGGGCTATCTGGTGATCCGGCTCTCCCTGAGAATCCTGCCCACATCTTTCTGCCTGGAGCACATCCCCAAGGCCCTGTCCCCAACAGGAAACATCACCAGTGCCCCACGCGACTTCACTGTCTTTGTAAGAAATATACTGACATAAAGCCCTGTTAATCACATAAAAGTACTGATGATTAAGGCCTGTTCTGTTTTTCATGTACAGGGTCTAGAAGATGAGTACCAGGAAGAAGGAAAGCTGTTGGGGCACTACACGTATGAGGAAGATGGGGAGTCTCTTCAAACGTTCCCTGTTAAGGTAACTTTTTAAGGTATTATAGAATAATCCCCTCGCTGCCTGCACTTTCTAAATATTTCCTCTCCTGTCTTTCAGGAGCAAAATGACAAGACGTTCCAGATCATCGAGGTGCGGGTGCTGTCAAACTGGGGTCACCCAGAATATACCTGCCTGTACCGCTTCAGAGTCCATGGAGAACCCCGCCCTCAGTGAATcacccccctccacacacagcacaccacCTATCTACAAATAGCTTTCGCCAACTTCCTAAACACAGACGGGATTCTGCACTACTTTTTGGACGTTTTTTCGTATGAAAAAATACATGAAGACACACGGGCTGTGGATTATTACAGCGACGTTCTCAGACTGAAACAtgaacatgtgtttttgtattataGAGAGAATCACAGGACAGACTGACAAGGACTGCAGAAGTGAAGCAGAACCACAGAAGAAGCTGAaagtcccccttttttttattaaaggtCTCTTGCACTGAATCAGCCCAGACCAACAAATTCACCCCACCTCTACAAGGAACGTCGACACATAAAATGGGCGGGGCTTACAGACTCATCTCCACCATTTCTTCACACACTATCTAATTTTGTTTCTCATTACGTTTTATTTGACCATTTTCAGGGTAAAGGCCACTGCACATTTGCCTGAGACGATGTCCAGGCACTCCCTTTTGTTGCTGTCAACATATGTTAGATCGACTACATCCTTGGCGTGGCTTCATGCTTTCACATAGCCATAactaaaaactttattttgaactGAACATGCTGCCTATGGACAAGCTCTGAATGTTTTCTCAAGTGGAGGCTTGATGCAAGTTTCCTTTAACTCCACAGCAACACTATAAAACCACTGACCTGAGCTCTGTGTGGCTCAACTATTAGGAGGATGGACTAAAGGATCACAGCTTAGCATGTCACTTTTCTGGAAGCATACCCTGCATTATGGATTTACCAGAGAGTGCACGTGTCCTCTCTGAACGTCCTTTGCCTGGATGTCAAATTACCAATCTTTATTTAAAGCAGATTAATATAAACTCTAATCCTGTAGACACAACGTGCGTTTTCTCTTCTGTCTGTACTGAGACGTGATCCGATGTCTCCTCCCCCCCAGCTCGGTTAAATGTCCTCCTGACATGGACTCCCACTAAACCCTGAAGGAATGTAATCTGTATATTTCATTGTTCATAGACGGTCCTTTATAATATCTACTTTTATCAGTGttgctttataaaaaaaaataatcatcctGTCGTCATTATTGTATTACCATTATTTCTACTGTTACTCattgtgtttgcttgttttcttgttttatttttgggaGGGTTGTTGTCGATAATATCAAAGGACGCACTGCAGCAACTTGTTAGACAAATGTTTGTGGCACGGGTCTCACAGGAATAATTTGTTGAAAAGCAGGGGTGTGTTGTGGGTTTTGGTTTGGTTGGGTTTGGGTAAGTCTAAAAGGTTATGTGTAAAAACGTTTTGTTCACAATCTTATTTATTAACAAGTCAGTTAGTGGCTGCAAGATATGATGAGTTACAGCGATGTATATTTTGTCAAAAAGCTGTTCAGTGCATTTTGGAAACATCATGGGACATTTTTTAAGATAAATGGCTATTTTGTTCAGTCATAAAATGACTTAACTGCTTTGGAATGTATTCCAATAAAGACTTTAATTTTGAAGAAACGTATTGAGTCAGGCATCAGGGTTGAGCTTTGACATCAGTTATGTAGAGTCATTGTGGAATTAACATCCTAAACACTAAATCTGAGATGCCGAAGTGAAACGAGGGTCCCTCAAAGACTGTACACTTTATGCAACCAGTTCTTAAGAAGCCCTTTAGCACCACGTAAGACTCTATTTTATAGTATACTGCAGTTTTGGACCTGGTGTCTGTGGTGACATTCTCACCTTTGCTTTCTGCTAAGAAAGCTGAAGAGCAGGCTGTAGCAGTTTGGAGTGTTGTTGGGCCCACATGAGAAGCTTCCAAGAAAGGTTTCTGATCCTCCAAACCCTGCATTCAGTGAAAGGATTACTGATGTTACTCATGTTCAAAGCAAAAAATACAGATTTAGGGTAAAGGTAATTAGTACAAAGTATCAATGGTTGTGTAATTATTCTCAGATTACTGTTGGCTTGCCCCTGAATTTAAATACAGATTTACAAAATAGTTTACAAATGCCATGTTTTGAATTAATTAACCGAATCAAAATGTAAACCTTGTGCAGACAGTGGTGGGTTTTGGGATCTTTGTAAAACCACCGTGTCAggctctctgctgccctctggtggtgaATACGAGCTATCGATTTAATTTCATTTGAAGAGAAGATCAACAGCGGCTTTGTTTTGAAAGCATCTGACGGGACTAAATGATGATTTAACCGCCACATGCGTAGCATAGAGGGCGGTTAAAGCGTTCAAAGCGGTTTTATTGTCTTGTATAGGGTTGTAATTCAGAAACTATTAGTACATTTCCAGCTCTAACTCGGCTTTTGTTTACACCGGAAGTAAGGGTGCACTTCCTTAGTAACCTAAGAAAGGATAATGGCAGAAATAAACACGGCCAGAAGATCATTTGGTAAACACGTACCTGAAGGTAAGATAATAACCGACAACCTGTTCGAGCtagagatttaaaaaataaacttaaaaaaaaatctttgatgTTTTTGGAGAGTTCGAAGCTGAACAGCCGAGCTTCTCTGGAGCCGAgtggacagacagcagctctcgGCTCTCACACTACAGCAACACCACAGACAAGGTGAGCTGCACGTATATTCTGTGTCTGTGGGAGTCATGTGGGTCCTGTCACCAGCACGTTTTAAAGTAACTGTGGATCCATCAGGTGTCTGTGGACGATGATCCTTCAGGCTGTTCCTTGCATCCTTCAGACCTAAAGCAAGCATCAATGGCTGACCAGCTGCACCAGTTCAAGCTGCAGGGTAAGACTGGACATTTGTCATTCTGCCCTAAATTACACGCTGCgtatttatgtctgtgtgtttctgtgtcagatCCTCTCACACTTTACTTGGAGAAGAAAGTGTTTCCAGTGTTGGTCCCTGGACTGGAGGCTTTACTGAGTGAGGTCCAGGCACACAACTGTTTGAAGGTCTATATTTCCTCTAAGGACTACTGTTTCTGATCAATTTACAGTAGTTCTGATTTGGTGGAAGGTGTTTTGTTGTAAATCTAAAGCCTAATAAGACTTCCTCTGAAACTTTGTGTTTCAGAAGAAAATAACAGCATTTAACCCGTGTGACTTCCTAACCCAGTATCTCTACAAgtaagtgacacacacacacacacacacacacacagagctctggaTGCTTAAGAGTAAACATCACATTCCAAGtgctgtgtgtcatgtttttctccttttccagTTATAACCCCcacaggagaggacagaccCCAGTGAACTTCCATGACATCCCCTTTGTCAAGGACTGGCTCACCGCACAGTGGGTGTTTCCTCAACCTCTTGcacactttgtttttaaacagcAGTCACATGCtttctcatcttcatctttttcCTCCCATCCTCTAGCCCCAGGCCTCCCACCCCTCTGTTTCTGCGGCTGAGCAAGGACCAGGCTGCTCTGCTCATCCAGGCTTTCTGGAGGGGCTACAAGGTACAGTGGcttcgacacacacacacacacacacacacagaaagtgaaAAGTTTTATTCGTACATAACGTTTTTCCAAATAAGAGATTAcagtgtgagaaaaaaacagcattttaaaggaaaaacagaacCCTGCCATCACCCCACAGGAGCACAGTCAGTGggcctgcatgtgtgtctgtgcagataCAATAGGCGCCCTCCTGCATGTGCTCTGGCCCCACAGTGCAATCTTGTTGTATAATCCCATCCCGCTGAAAAGCTCTTCTTCCACAGTGGATGCAATTTTCATTCAGCAGCTTGATTATGTCATCAGCGATGCCAGGCTTTAATTCCTTCCTGTGTGGGCGTTGTTGGTCTGAAGTGCTCTGTGCTGTGATataaatagacacacacacactaccagaGGCAAACAGCAGCATTTTCTCTGCACTCAGATAAAAACATGGCCTCCTTTTGGCATAAGAACAAGCAAGggtcatgtttatgtttttcgtctttgtttcatttcttaTGGATTTGGCTTCAGTGATGCTGCACAAACATCCAGAGGGAAAAACATGGCAGCTGTGCTCCCAAGTACAATAAAATTCCATTTGAATCCATCTGAATATGTGTTTGCACATGTGGCCATGtagttaaatgtgtgtctgctccagcagagggcagcacttcctcttcctttctttACCCTTCCCCTTTCACATCCACACATTCTGGATGGTGTGGCTTCACATGAGGTGGCAGCAGTGAGCcagatgcctctgctgtgtttacccTGAACTGAGAGAGAGGTTCAGCAGGGCCACTGATAGTACTGCAGCCAGGCCCCCCCAAGAGAtccagaggaagagacagatagtcagcagggagagagggaacGGGAGGATTGCATGGAGCTCGGGCTATGTTTGGATGACAAAAGGGAGGGGAGCTGATGTTGCAAGGCAGCCTCAGATTAGAAATAGGGCAAAGATGGAGGCAGGGTCCAAAGTCAAAGAGTGGTCCTCTTAAAAACATCATGACTTATTTAAGACACACGGGGTGCAGATATTTTTGGTTGTAGAGCGTCTCGACTACCTTGTCTTGATGGGGAAACGTTTGGGAttatgggattttttttttcgctATAAAATCAACATACATCCTTCTTTTCACCCCTACCCCCATtcaaaacaccccccccccaaccccccactGTCCCCTCCTCACTCTTACACTCTGTGCTGTTATATAACCCGCCTGACGCAGCGCTGACTGCAGAGGGTGCGTGCGTATTTGTGCGTAAGAAAGACAGACAAGCTGAAGGCCTGGGAGCAGGGATGAAAAGTGTTTTCATGGAACGGAATTTTATCCCTCCATTATTAATCTCTTTCATCAACACATCGAGCCCTGAAGAGGACCAGCGGTGGAgatagtacacacacactcacactgactcaCATCCATGACCCAGACAATGTGATTGTCTCTTTCTTTACTCACGTACAACTATAAAGAGCCGCTTGGTCTAAACATATTGCATAATCTTCTTTACGCTGAGCACCAACTCTAATCCATTCATCCATGCCTGCTAGTGTAATGCACACTTGAAGTatgtacatgcacacatgcacacactgctgatCACGTCTTAGGACTGCTCAAGTCCTGTCAGCTGAGTTAGAGTAGTGCGGATGTTGTGTAATAAATTTGCATTACAACAAGGTAGTCGATATGGAGGCTGTTGTGGTCAGGTAATCATTTCCACTGTCTGTATATCTGTAGATTTATTACACACACTGTGGCCGACCTTGTTCCACAGCTGCAGCGTAGAAATGTCCCGGACAGCAAAACCTTATCTAAAGAAATAAATCACAGCTCAGGCCAACCAAGCTCAGCTCAGGACCATAAAGGTGCCAGCGCTTAGACATCATATTTCTCATGTAATATCATGTACTCGGCTACATTAGCAAATAATTATgcttaattgtatttttttatgtagatTAAATAATGACATCATAACTCCTACGATGTTAACcaagctgcagcctgctgggctcagacttgaagccaatGCAGAAGTTTTAAAACTTGCTGTTCACGCCGCGGCCTCTAGGGGCttgctccaaaagtgagtcaatcccccaTGGACCCCCGTGTTAacatgtccaactttacagcagaaataaacaaaaaatgattCTGATCTCAGCTGACACAGTGTCGACTGTCACTcacttattttaattatattaggaTTTAAAATGATGCATAACTGAGGGGCGGAGCCATTctgagtgacaggtgtgtgtcgtATAACAgcatgagcttcctgcttcctcctctttgcccttatttggagttttggcgtaCTGTGGTGCTGCCAGCATGACGACGGTCTGAGCATCCTGGAGTCTGAGTACGGCTCTTCAGAAAGCGAGGGGAGACGTCATGGAAGCTTTTTATATAGTTTTTGTACCGTCAATGATATTaatctcctctcctcctccttcccagtgtttgtgctaagctaggctaaccagTAGCTGACTGCAGTAAGCTTATCCACTAGGAGCTTGCAGCAGATAATGTCACACTGTGCTTCAAGGTGTGACAAGGGGATTGTGGTCACTGCAGTTGCCACATCGCCCTGGAGGAAAGTTTGTCAGCTCTCAGGGGACCTCTCTGGCCTCTGTTGTCTGTATTGAAAGTGTATCCAAACAAGCTAATCACACACCTCTTCCTGACATCAGCGGGGTATTGATCTCTCAGATTTGACTCCTCATGACAGTATTTGAGCATAAAATGTTAAAGCTgcttaaacatttttatttatttcaataaCATGTCTCGGGAACGTCTTCTTGGACGTGTAGGTCCAGTTATTGTTCAGAAATGGGGCACTGTGTGGAATTCCACTTGACATCAACTAATCACACGCACAATCACACCCAGGGGAACTGTGTAGTCAACAGCAGAAGTAGGTCTGTGATTCCAGTTGAATGATCCCAGGGCAGCGATAGATGAATGGTTTGAAATGAGCTTCAGTGCTAAGTCGGTGACGGGCCACGTGCACTGACACTCATGCAGAAAATATGCACTCTGGTCACTCAGGAGCCAATTGTCTCTTTGTGGTCCTCACGCAGGGGTGGGGCAGAATGAGATGGACTCAACACAGTGTGAAAGGCCCACATGTAACTAAAATATAGAAAGCG of the Parambassis ranga chromosome 8, fParRan2.1, whole genome shotgun sequence genome contains:
- the iqck gene encoding IQ domain-containing protein K, with amino-acid sequence MAEINTARRSFGKHVPEEFEAEQPSFSGAEWTDSSSRLSHYSNTTDKVSVDDDPSGCSLHPSDLKQASMADQLHQFKLQDPLTLYLEKKVFPVLVPGLEALLSEVQAHNCLKKKITAFNPCDFLTQYLYNYNPHRRGQTPVNFHDIPFVKDWLTAHPRPPTPLFLRLSKDQAALLIQAFWRGYKIRARPDVRELRQWQKELRDSRDIAKTVDRFWARQESRVGSIMTEFPNSPLPGNIDVSIQVVSPTPQNTVAPTPITQMTPDAGMWKPGRQLPQGEGDKTAHFILGDI